ATGTCGTTTTCAACTATGAAAGGATTTTCAGTAGGATTAAcaacttctttttcttcaattgGCCCAACTATTGGCTTGTCAATTATTTTTGTAAGAGCCTTTGAAATTTTCTTAGATTGGTCTTTTTAATTTTCCCAATCTGATTGATGTGACAATCTTGAAGTAAAATCAAAAGCCaattgattacttttaattgcacGATCATCAACATCACCAAACATAAAGCAATGTGAAGGAAAATACCGTTTGATGAAACACTTTTCATCTTTTGCCATGTTCTGATATTTAACTTGCCTTATTTTTCTCGAGTTTTCTGTAGATGATTTCACCGCGAAGACGCACTTCTTGATAGTCTAGATGAAATCATCTTTACTATTTCTTTCTTGAAATTTTCATGATCTCAAAGTAACGCTAGATATCATCTATCAGTCACAAAATTCTTCCATATACAAACTTCCCCCAAAAAATATCTTCAATATCTTGAAATTCATATTCATGACATTGGATACGGGCGAATCTCATAGCATGCTCCCTTTCAATATTTAGTACTCCCTTATGAACATCGCCTAGAGTTTTGCTCCCTTAGAATCAATTACCATCGAGCAAGGATTTGCCTTGCTCGATACCAACTGACGAGGTGAGAAACGTGATAGGTAGGATCGACCATCATCAAATCCTAGAACATAAGCTAAAGCCCATCAACAATTCGAAATCCaccaaaaaatagagaaaactaAGTTTAATTGATAATAATATAAATGAATTGTTGCAATACAACcctaaaaattgtttatataatCTTAGCAAACCCTAGCacccaaagaaaaataaaataagaaacaatAAAATCCCAAAGGTTTCCTAAAACATGGAAAACACGTAATAAAGATTTATGTCATAAAGGTCTAAAGTTTTTAAAATACCGACAATAGACCCCTAATTTTTGGAAAACAAGTCTCGAGACTAAAAATTCAAAGATTTTCAAAATTGactcatctttgttttttgCTTGTCGAGCTACTCGAAAAGTCCAAAACATCAACTCTCGAGATATATATGGCAGCGGCAAATAATCTTCTAACCTtggaattttcaattctccaatCACTGTTCTTCATCGAACATCACTtccttcttttaattttattacatCTCAAATAACTCAATCTTTTAACTACATCAAATAAGACTACTCTTGACAACATGAATTAAAAACCTTTAAAAgataagtaattaagtaatagCATTTATTTGATAAACCAAATTACATATAAGTTTCTACCATCTTGTCACATCCATCTTCACTCTAGAATTCGTCTTGGGCACACCTGATTATTACAATAAGCAGCAAGCTGATTAGATAGTgcaaatccaaaaaaataacACTAGTTGAAATAAACCAAGAAAAGGTTAACTGTTTAAGTTGAGGATATTACAATATGTTTAGTGATTTTCTTCTTAATCTATAAATAATAGGTCTTAAATTaaaggaattgttattagcaatcaaaaaatctcatttgacattccaaactttctataattagaaagaaaaatacactgtgagagtatagaatgagatttttagagtgctaataataattccctaaattaaacttatacgATGTACAACATTGTTGTTGAATTCTATAtctaattataaattataatcgCTCATTGTTTGGCTAAATGCAATTTTCCTCACTAGAAGTAGAATATCGTTGTGAGttaggagagattttttttttgtgtgcccGGCACACAGGACTGTGCATTACATATTATTATACAATTTGAgggacacttaaaaaaaaaaaacaaaaaatcatcccTCTAATTGTATAATGACTTGTGGTTTATTGTCCCGTATTCCGAGCATTTCTCGTCAGTTAGGGACATTGTAATGGCTATAAAAgatggaggtggattgtctgccctcccatttctatactcttctcatcccctcctgttttgtgtggtcacggttaagccacgtcaaaattttatattcctattactttttgttttattatttttataaaaaaatcaatataaaatgatgacgtggcttaaccgtgactatACAAACAAGAGGGGATGtgaagagtatggaaatgggagggcagacaatccacctccataAAAGATATCAAAGAACAATGAAAagtcgtaaaaaaaaaaaaaacattgtaaTGGCATTTCTTTAGACAGATAACCTATACATTACCCTAGTAATGGAAAAGCATGACAAATTGGAGGACCAACCATGTCCACAAACACGAGATAGGATTGTAGTGGCCAATAATCCCACATTATCCAAAGCACTGATCACTTGGAAGAGGACCAGGAATGGAGCCATTCTGAAAAAACTGCAACCCAAACACCACCAGAATGGAGAGCAATGACAAGTAAGACAGACCTTCAACAGCACCCAGCAGTCCAAACGGTCCGTTGGGCAGACCGGAcccggttttggttttggtgtacAAGGACCAACCCACAATTCCCAGGACGGCCAAGTAGCTAACTCCTTCGAGTGCACCGATGGAACCACCCGGTCCGGGTGGCAGGCCGCACCCGGTTGTTTTGAGAGTGTAGAGGGACCAGCCAATCACTGGGGTGGAAACCAAGCCTCCAGCGAAGGCTGCTATCTCCGCAATGCTGGTGGTGCTGTCGTCGCTGGTTTGTTTTGCCTTGGCTGAGATTTTCAGTGGGGATTGGAATCTGGTTGTTTTGTGTTTGGCATTGAAATTGTGAAGTGGGTTTGGAAATAGAGAGGGGGATGCTGGACAAATTAGCAACATCCTTTGAGGTTTTGAGAGATGGTGTTTGGTGTATTTTAGAGAACTAATTTATGAAAAATGGGAGGGCGAAAGACGGTATCAAAATATTGCCTTATCCAACCCAGTGATACTCCAATACTTGCAATATAAATTAGACAAATATGGTACACCACATGTAATATAAATAACAACATAATTAATAAATCTCACTTTAACGTAATTATAAGATGTATATCATCTTGTTTATTTGATGTAGTTTCAGATGTATATCatctaagaaaaataattttgacACGTCTTTTGATTTTCAATTCTGGCCCTTGatcctaatttaatttgttaaattcattaattaaagaaagagtGCAAAgtaaaaaacgaaaaataatGTGCGGAAAAATAATTTTCCGTGATCTAATTGGCTTTCGACAGTATAGAGGAGCGGTTTGAATTGTTTAACGGTTAAAAATAAGTTTAGTAATGTGAAAATTACGTGGCCGTGTCCCTTTTTGAAAAAGACCACAAACTTTAGGGGTATGTTTCGTAATTATGCCTTTCTTCCTTCTCAAGGCTCGGCAAGCCGCTGTAAACTGGAAAGTAGGAGCAGATTATGAAATGCTTGGAGCTTTGCCGCGCAGCGAAGCTGCTTTTCTCAGCAGCTAGCTTTTGAGTAAAGCCGTCTACAAATTCAGCTCACCAGGACGGATCTTCTGGCCAACAAGCTTTTATCTTTATAAAATATGCTaattttaatagatttataCCCTCACTACCACCTGGGTGAAAAATACCCCATACAACCAAGTGCACCATATTTTGCTGCACTCTTGCACCAGATGTCGACACCTACAACACATTAGGTCTCAAATTCCCACCACACAAACATTGCCACCTGGGTAAATATTCACATAAATCATAATTCCACGTCACCTGCTACATAATATAAAGAAGATTAAATAAAAGGACTATCTACAAAGAGTGTTTACATTGCCCCCCCTTTTTGTCGgacaaacaaacacacatccAAAAACCAACAgtttttcaagtctttttcttttccctccaacaactccaattgCTCTTTCCCTCCTTCCAACCCAAGCAAAAACCGCGCATAAACTGTCGTTTGAAAAACAACCAGCAACGGCTATGTGATTCACCAACGACTTTTTAAACATCCTTAACATTTTATGTGTGTTGTTTGTCCAACATCTCAGGAAAATCCATGTCTTCTACTACCAACCAACCAAATCTAAATCTAAGCTCTCTATGAGGTTTTCTCTGTTTTTCCAAACTAAGACAACAAAAGACCCATCAACAAAGGCATTAAATACCGTCACCAGATTGATTACCGACTCTCTGtcaacgatgcttcttcgaagACTTGCTGTACT
This is a stretch of genomic DNA from Malus domestica chromosome 02, GDT2T_hap1. It encodes these proteins:
- the LOC103401625 gene encoding uncharacterized protein encodes the protein MLLICPASPSLFPNPLHNFNAKHKTTRFQSPLKISAKAKQTSDDSTTSIAEIAAFAGGLVSTPVIGWSLYTLKTTGCGLPPGPGGSIGALEGVSYLAVLGIVGWSLYTKTKTGSGLPNGPFGLLGAVEGLSYLSLLSILVVFGLQFFQNGSIPGPLPSDQCFG